The following are encoded in a window of Mycoplasma anserisalpingitidis genomic DNA:
- a CDS encoding UU173 family protein — protein sequence MTRELKKINFNNFRLYNSGLKMLSCFSNFEEKSIELYKLIWDNNANSEELLEFINNIDDEEETNELHKDLSFDDEVISDANIDIQNKNFDKYTNSALEFYLLKNGIDYKNEIGYISSSLSQEEKINQTIEHINNPDIKFIFKPILGHIISKENYDYLISSSVFGYDKTTKKIVYIKYSKGTSQEFYLRGLYDYSIYKRAGLDIKDVSVICVDGMKYKYNNIVKDKVNFVEVRGIWHAKDKPKLDNKNDIEKFNLKINGYIYEKASQFGSKFDLPLIFWLERNLIPNVSTFRILGDDQASYIVNFEKIISDAINIIDEPFNTIIENIIENEKYINNYQLLVDELINHFLYTGVDELKNKIHSEKIDELNFYEKITELKWLRPEEINSICLILMGEIHHQNGFNLYGKKNKFNIYSVKKIDDNFSKLPYFAATEALNIIKNIHIKDGVTVWYDYEGFSSIIPLINGVGPNMQVPNQVSVIKTVNGRRVWNTNIVIDTKKIKLIDLVELIENIYDENSNAYVVFNKTYENTRNKEILKLVIQAIQKVERYEYLCEIEDSRRHKFYEKYNLKDDIEFVEEFIKKGYVDKDNNADYLKFNKLIDHIIDNTVDLADVFKYNSSINKSIQKTDYFEFITKNKRIHKPEYMKKYSFKDIKEKIKLLNKNSLNNTEECYAKLAFVFTNYLKNKYSIKKIENFITSNDLQLKTRIKPYKTLEIQNGTMAMNEAIKRHAGITGEFAWQDITENLKEYCENDVVAMIMVYELIMEIFRTITNNISDFEYKLELDSIKNDGKYTIDDDFNVEFSYK from the coding sequence ATGACTAGAGAATTAAAAAAAATAAACTTTAATAACTTTAGACTTTACAACAGTGGTCTAAAAATGCTTTCGTGTTTTAGTAATTTTGAAGAAAAATCAATCGAATTATATAAACTTATTTGGGATAATAACGCAAATTCAGAAGAGTTATTGGAATTCATAAATAACATAGATGATGAAGAAGAAACTAATGAATTGCACAAAGATTTAAGTTTTGACGATGAAGTGATATCTGATGCTAATATTGACATTCAAAACAAGAATTTCGATAAATATACCAATTCTGCTCTTGAATTTTATTTGTTAAAAAATGGCATTGACTATAAAAATGAAATTGGATATATAAGTTCAAGTTTGTCACAAGAAGAAAAAATAAACCAAACTATTGAACATATAAACAATCCTGATATTAAGTTTATTTTCAAACCTATATTAGGACACATTATAAGCAAAGAAAATTATGATTATTTAATTTCAAGTTCAGTTTTTGGGTATGATAAAACCACAAAAAAAATTGTATATATAAAATATTCAAAGGGTACATCTCAAGAATTTTATTTAAGAGGTTTATATGACTATTCTATCTATAAAAGAGCTGGTTTGGATATTAAAGATGTTTCGGTTATTTGTGTTGATGGAATGAAATATAAATATAATAATATCGTAAAAGATAAAGTTAATTTTGTTGAAGTTAGAGGTATTTGACATGCAAAAGATAAACCAAAATTAGATAATAAAAATGATATTGAGAAATTCAATCTTAAAATTAACGGTTATATCTATGAAAAAGCTTCACAATTTGGATCAAAATTCGACTTACCTCTAATATTTTGATTAGAAAGAAACTTAATCCCTAATGTTTCAACATTTAGAATTTTAGGGGATGATCAAGCAAGTTATATTGTAAATTTTGAAAAAATAATTTCAGATGCTATTAATATCATTGACGAACCTTTCAATACGATTATAGAAAACATAATTGAAAATGAAAAATATATCAATAATTATCAATTATTAGTTGATGAATTAATAAATCATTTTCTATACACAGGTGTTGATGAATTAAAAAATAAAATACATTCAGAAAAAATAGATGAATTAAATTTCTACGAAAAAATCACTGAATTGAAGTGATTAAGGCCTGAAGAGATAAATTCTATTTGCCTTATTTTGATGGGTGAAATTCATCATCAAAATGGATTTAATTTATATGGAAAAAAAAATAAATTTAATATTTATAGTGTAAAAAAAATTGATGATAATTTCTCTAAATTGCCTTATTTTGCCGCAACAGAAGCGCTAAATATTATTAAAAATATTCATATAAAGGACGGTGTTACGGTCTGGTATGATTATGAAGGATTTAGTTCTATAATCCCTTTAATCAATGGAGTGGGACCAAATATGCAAGTTCCTAATCAGGTTTCTGTTATCAAAACGGTTAATGGGCGTAGAGTTTGAAACACAAATATAGTAATTGACACCAAAAAGATTAAATTAATAGATTTAGTTGAACTTATTGAAAATATATATGATGAAAACTCAAACGCATATGTAGTTTTTAACAAAACATATGAAAACACTAGAAATAAAGAAATTTTAAAACTTGTTATTCAAGCTATACAAAAAGTGGAAAGATATGAATATTTATGTGAAATAGAAGATTCTAGAAGACATAAATTTTACGAAAAATACAATTTAAAAGATGATATTGAATTTGTAGAAGAATTTATTAAAAAAGGTTATGTTGATAAAGATAATAATGCAGACTATTTAAAATTCAATAAACTCATTGATCATATAATTGACAATACCGTTGATTTAGCAGATGTTTTTAAATACAATAGTTCAATTAACAAATCAATTCAAAAAACTGATTATTTTGAGTTTATTACTAAAAATAAACGCATTCATAAACCTGAATACATGAAAAAATATTCATTTAAGGATATCAAAGAAAAAATCAAGCTTCTAAATAAAAATAGTTTAAATAACACTGAAGAATGTTACGCAAAATTAGCTTTTGTGTTTACAAATTATCTAAAAAATAAATACTCTATTAAAAAAATAGAAAACTTCATAACTTCAAATGACCTACAATTAAAAACTCGTATAAAACCTTATAAAACTTTAGAGATTCAAAATGGCACAATGGCTATGAATGAAGCAATTAAAAGACATGCTGGTATAACTGGTGAATTTGCATGACAAGATATAACAGAAAATCTAAAAGAATATTGCGAAAATGACGTAGTTGCAATGATAATGGTGTATGAATTAATAATGGAAATTTTTAGAACAATAACAAATAACATTTCTGATTTTGAATATAAATTGGAACTGGATTCAATAAAAAATGATGGCAAATACACAATTGATGATGATTTTAATGTTGAATTTTCATACAAATAA